The Bernardetia litoralis DSM 6794 genome includes a window with the following:
- a CDS encoding M1 family metallopeptidase: protein MNIKYNYSNMLLLIVGMFISFASQNAFAQRDKNINRSYFKQLGEELPTPNVYRAGSGAPGHAYWQQKVDYKIKLTLDDEKQRITGAETITYHNNSPNELSYFWVQLDQNMRAKDSDTYKTATGTLNAKNTLGGISRATGNSDFEGGFNIEAVMTTDGAKLPFTINRTMMRVDLPTSLKPNEKYSFQIKWNYNIQDQLKYGGRSGYEYFEKDGNYLYEIAQFFPRMAVYDDVNGWLHKQFLGRGEFALEFGDYDVEMTVPADHILGATGVLQNPEEVLTETQKERWEKAQKSDVPVVIVTQDEATKAEKNKAKDTKTWKFRAENVRDFAFASSRKFIWDAMAVKMSNGNNVMAMSYYPKEGNPLWGQYSTEVVAHTLEVYSKHTIDYPYPVAISVHGPVWGMEYPMICFNGGRPETDGTYSSRIKYAMISVIIHEVGHNFFPMIVNSDERHWTWMDEGLNTFMQFITQEEWQRDYPSRRGNAADIVDYMKGSKAGIMPIMTNSESILQFGNNAYGKPATALNILRETVMGRELFDYAFKEYAERWAFKHPKPADFFRTMEDASGTDLDWFWWGWFYTTDNVDVSIENVTFFEPNSQTAEIEKATTKKQESITSQRNKTALETTRLERRPQLKDFYNSYDGSTTAAEAKSNYEDYMNGLTDEERTFIKNNPYFYQVDFKNVGGLVMPVIIEFTYADGSKEMQKIPAEVWRKDNEMFSKVFMTKKKVVSFHLDPNLETADTDVYNNSYPRQEVPTRFELYRRDRNYSSPNPMQMNKKKKN from the coding sequence ATGAATATTAAATACAATTATTCAAACATGTTACTTTTGATAGTGGGCATGTTTATTTCATTCGCTTCTCAAAATGCTTTTGCACAGCGAGATAAAAATATCAATCGCTCTTACTTTAAACAATTAGGTGAAGAACTCCCTACGCCAAATGTGTATCGTGCAGGTTCGGGCGCACCGGGGCATGCTTATTGGCAACAAAAAGTAGATTATAAAATCAAACTTACCTTAGATGATGAAAAACAGCGTATCACAGGAGCAGAAACAATAACTTATCATAACAATTCGCCAAACGAACTTTCTTATTTTTGGGTACAATTAGACCAAAATATGAGAGCAAAAGATTCAGATACTTACAAGACAGCAACAGGAACACTAAATGCAAAAAATACACTTGGTGGAATTTCTCGTGCAACAGGAAACTCTGATTTTGAAGGTGGTTTTAATATTGAAGCTGTCATGACAACTGATGGAGCAAAACTTCCTTTCACTATCAATAGAACAATGATGAGAGTAGATTTGCCTACTTCATTGAAGCCAAATGAAAAATATTCTTTTCAAATAAAATGGAATTATAATATCCAAGACCAATTAAAATATGGTGGTCGTAGTGGATATGAATATTTTGAAAAAGATGGAAATTACTTATATGAAATTGCTCAGTTTTTTCCAAGAATGGCTGTTTATGATGATGTAAATGGTTGGTTGCACAAACAGTTTTTAGGACGTGGTGAGTTTGCATTAGAGTTTGGAGATTATGATGTAGAAATGACTGTTCCTGCTGACCATATTTTGGGAGCAACAGGCGTTTTGCAAAATCCTGAGGAAGTTTTGACAGAAACACAAAAAGAACGTTGGGAAAAAGCACAAAAATCTGATGTTCCTGTTGTGATTGTTACACAAGATGAAGCTACAAAAGCAGAGAAAAACAAAGCAAAAGATACAAAAACATGGAAATTTAGAGCTGAAAATGTACGTGATTTTGCTTTTGCAAGTTCTAGAAAATTTATTTGGGATGCAATGGCTGTCAAAATGTCAAATGGTAATAATGTAATGGCAATGTCTTATTATCCAAAAGAAGGAAATCCACTTTGGGGACAATATTCAACTGAAGTGGTGGCGCATACTTTAGAAGTGTATTCAAAACATACAATTGATTATCCTTATCCTGTTGCTATTTCGGTTCATGGGCCTGTTTGGGGAATGGAATATCCAATGATTTGTTTTAATGGTGGACGACCAGAAACAGATGGAACATACTCTTCAAGAATTAAATATGCAATGATTTCGGTAATTATTCACGAAGTAGGACACAACTTTTTCCCTATGATTGTTAATTCTGATGAACGTCATTGGACTTGGATGGATGAAGGCTTAAATACTTTTATGCAGTTTATTACACAAGAGGAATGGCAACGTGATTATCCTTCAAGACGTGGAAATGCTGCTGATATTGTAGATTATATGAAGGGTTCAAAAGCTGGAATTATGCCAATCATGACAAATTCAGAGTCAATTTTACAGTTTGGAAATAATGCCTATGGAAAACCTGCAACAGCTCTTAATATTTTGAGAGAAACAGTTATGGGAAGAGAGCTTTTTGATTATGCCTTTAAAGAATATGCCGAGCGTTGGGCATTTAAGCACCCAAAACCTGCTGATTTTTTCCGTACAATGGAAGATGCCTCTGGAACTGATTTAGATTGGTTTTGGTGGGGTTGGTTCTATACGACGGATAATGTAGATGTTTCGATTGAAAATGTAACGTTTTTTGAACCAAATTCTCAAACTGCTGAAATAGAAAAAGCAACTACAAAAAAACAGGAAAGTATTACATCACAGAGAAACAAAACAGCTCTTGAAACAACTCGTTTGGAGCGTCGCCCACAGCTTAAAGATTTTTATAATTCTTATGATGGAAGTACTACTGCTGCTGAAGCAAAAAGTAATTATGAAGATTATATGAATGGCTTGACAGATGAAGAACGTACTTTTATCAAAAATAATCCGTATTTCTATCAAGTAGATTTCAAAAATGTAGGTGGACTTGTAATGCCTGTAATTATTGAATTTACTTACGCTGATGGAAGCAAAGAGATGCAAAAAATCCCTGCTGAAGTTTGGAGAAAAGATAATGAAATGTTTAGTAAAGTCTTCATGACGAAGAAAAAAGTTGTTTCTTTCCATTTAGACCCAAATCTTGAAACGGCTGATACAGATGTATATAATAATTCGTATCCTCGTCAGGAAGTTCCTACTCGTTTTGAACTTTATAGAAGAGACCGTAATTATTCTTCGCCAAATCCAATGCAAATGAATAAAAAGAAGAAAAATTAA
- a CDS encoding N-acetylglucosamine kinase, producing MILYADSGSTKTDWCLKTKEGKVLNWKSGGWNPYFLTSEQMIKEGKEFINKSYLENQEKSTDYLEDYFYKIDEIQFYGAGCSTEENRKIVYSALKTLFPQVKKIEVAHDLLGAARSVYDNTKDEMGIILILGTGSNACLYDGNDILQELTNLGFWLGDEGSGGFLGKKLVTDFLYNRLSDEIHNLFYQNYKLDREIVLKKAYQETKPNEFFASFVPFLHKYKDEKSIRKLIETTFDGFLDRIEEEFENLNINFYAVGSVAYFFEDILKERINKRKGNLVRIVKSPIEGLVGS from the coding sequence ATGATTCTTTACGCAGATAGTGGCTCAACAAAAACAGATTGGTGCTTAAAAACCAAAGAAGGAAAAGTTTTAAATTGGAAATCTGGAGGCTGGAATCCCTACTTTCTGACTTCTGAACAAATGATAAAAGAAGGCAAAGAATTTATAAACAAATCCTACTTAGAAAATCAAGAAAAATCAACTGATTATTTGGAAGATTATTTTTATAAAATAGATGAAATTCAGTTTTATGGCGCAGGTTGTTCGACAGAAGAAAATAGGAAAATTGTTTATTCTGCCTTAAAAACTCTTTTTCCACAAGTCAAAAAAATAGAAGTTGCTCACGACCTTTTGGGGGCTGCTCGTTCGGTGTATGACAACACAAAAGATGAAATGGGAATCATTTTGATTTTGGGAACAGGCTCAAATGCTTGTCTTTATGATGGAAATGACATACTTCAAGAACTTACAAATCTAGGTTTTTGGTTGGGAGATGAAGGAAGTGGAGGTTTTTTAGGAAAAAAATTAGTAACTGATTTTTTATACAATCGCTTATCTGATGAAATTCATAATTTATTCTATCAAAACTATAAATTAGATAGAGAAATTGTTTTAAAAAAAGCCTATCAAGAAACAAAACCAAATGAATTTTTTGCTTCATTTGTTCCATTTTTACATAAATACAAAGATGAAAAATCTATTAGAAAACTAATTGAAACCACCTTTGATGGATTTTTGGATAGAATAGAAGAAGAATTTGAAAACTTAAATATCAACTTTTATGCTGTTGGTTCGGTAGCTTATTTTTTTGAGGATATTTTGAAGGAAAGAATAAATAAAAGAAAAGGGAATTTAGTAAGGATTGTTAAAAGTCCGATTGAGGGATTGGTGGGGAGTTGA
- a CDS encoding WG repeat-containing protein produces the protein MNILLKSFLFFFLFFCGTTSISFAQLIDTPLFRITENSKVGFIDIDGNIIIPPKFIQAGNFSSQLAEARTEGLYGYINKKGEFEIKPQFEFATPFNEEYAIIYQNAKPLVIDKKGTIIVDNSNFVFISKFKNNLALITTHTGKKGFIDTKGSLVIDTVFSNVRNFENDMAIVYGLNNSYNQKSTSKEIKEEVGIIDRKGNFIIPYGKYTEINYFNEGYAIAERTIYDSNNDYVITKFVLNQKAKVILKYEQKNKITMGNHVHSGIIKMNMYKYWIKEESGVTWSGDKSYTAYMDLKGHIFMNNKSADEYGNDFLEDRVFIGEGFSKDRYKLFNKKGERLGNESFTTIQKEGFENGLAIVAQEKKWGILNKKGEFVLKPTFAGINNIQDSLFLFTGGEEKGDFDLEFIQNRTYGIANLKGEIILKPILKEFDRRGFVNGLLLGSLDKEGKQLVYINQEGKTVWQSSNIPKTVTLGLEYFNIDYMNRGYFYANSEKTDGIGGWGSSDNYSKEASDNIKIEKSNSKDSILISIDTEKVVPFAGRYKGRYVYISNISNREIEFNAQDSRLYAKMQALNKDGEWQDIEYLPSSWCGNSYHTMTLKPNHSWSFLTPIYKGDFKTQLRIALIVKENFRDESKSVILYSKPVLGSINLAQFWRKPNYSPGGIMDPYFD, from the coding sequence ATGAATATTTTATTGAAATCCTTCCTGTTCTTTTTTTTATTTTTTTGTGGAACTACTTCTATTAGTTTTGCTCAACTTATAGATACTCCTCTTTTTAGAATTACTGAAAATAGCAAAGTAGGTTTTATTGATATAGATGGTAATATAATTATTCCTCCTAAGTTTATTCAAGCAGGTAATTTTTCAAGTCAGTTAGCTGAAGCTCGTACAGAAGGACTTTATGGATATATTAATAAAAAAGGAGAGTTTGAAATAAAGCCACAATTTGAATTTGCAACACCTTTTAATGAAGAATATGCAATAATCTATCAAAATGCTAAACCTCTTGTTATAGATAAAAAGGGAACAATAATCGTAGATAATTCGAATTTTGTTTTTATTTCAAAATTTAAAAATAATTTGGCTTTAATTACAACTCACACAGGGAAAAAAGGATTTATAGACACAAAAGGAAGTTTAGTTATTGATACTGTTTTTTCTAATGTGAGAAATTTTGAAAATGATATGGCTATTGTTTATGGTCTAAATAATTCTTACAACCAAAAATCTACTAGTAAAGAAATTAAAGAAGAAGTAGGTATTATTGACAGGAAAGGAAACTTTATAATTCCTTATGGAAAATATACAGAAATAAATTATTTTAATGAAGGGTATGCAATAGCAGAAAGAACTATCTATGATAGCAATAACGATTATGTAATTACAAAATTTGTTTTGAATCAGAAAGCAAAAGTAATATTAAAATATGAACAAAAAAATAAGATTACAATGGGTAACCATGTACATTCAGGAATTATAAAGATGAATATGTATAAATATTGGATAAAAGAAGAGTCTGGAGTAACTTGGTCTGGTGATAAATCATATACAGCTTATATGGATTTGAAAGGACATATTTTTATGAACAATAAGTCAGCAGATGAATATGGAAACGATTTCTTAGAAGATAGAGTATTTATAGGTGAAGGTTTTTCTAAGGATAGATATAAATTATTTAATAAAAAAGGCGAAAGACTGGGGAATGAATCGTTTACTACCATACAAAAAGAAGGATTTGAAAATGGATTAGCTATTGTAGCACAAGAGAAAAAATGGGGAATATTAAATAAAAAAGGAGAATTTGTACTCAAACCTACTTTTGCTGGAATAAATAATATTCAAGATAGTTTGTTTTTATTTACAGGAGGAGAAGAAAAAGGAGATTTTGATTTGGAGTTTATACAGAATAGAACTTATGGAATTGCTAATCTAAAAGGAGAAATCATTTTAAAACCTATCTTAAAAGAATTTGATAGGAGAGGTTTTGTAAATGGTCTTTTATTAGGTAGTCTGGATAAAGAAGGTAAACAACTTGTGTATATTAATCAAGAAGGAAAAACAGTTTGGCAATCATCAAATATACCAAAAACAGTTACTTTAGGTTTAGAGTATTTCAATATAGATTATATGAATAGAGGTTATTTCTATGCTAATTCGGAAAAGACAGATGGAATAGGTGGCTGGGGAAGTTCAGATAATTACTCAAAGGAAGCTTCTGATAACATAAAAATAGAAAAATCTAACTCAAAAGATAGTATTTTGATTTCAATAGATACAGAGAAAGTTGTTCCCTTTGCAGGTAGATATAAGGGCAGATATGTATATATAAGCAATATAAGTAATAGAGAAATTGAATTTAATGCTCAAGACAGTCGTTTGTATGCCAAAATGCAGGCTCTAAATAAAGATGGAGAATGGCAGGATATTGAATATTTACCAAGCAGTTGGTGTGGAAATAGTTATCATACAATGACTTTAAAACCTAATCATTCTTGGAGTTTTCTAACGCCTATTTATAAAGGCGACTTCAAAACCCAGTTGAGAATTGCTTTGATTGTAAAAGAAAATTTTAGAGATGAAAGTAAATCTGTTATTTTGTATAGCAAACCAGTTTTAGGAAGTATAAATTTAGCACAATTTTGGAGAAAACCAAATTATTCTCCTGGAGGAATAATGGATCCTTATTTTGATTGA